In Candidatus Sulfurimonas marisnigri, a single genomic region encodes these proteins:
- a CDS encoding tyrosine-type recombinase/integrase — protein sequence MKKLISAKRKEFLQNLEELGYSDLTVKSYDESLKEALLHIEIVEEKNYLLFNLMPYRIKIASLNPKTISKKLSSIRSFVEYLNENGVEVTLKADDSVKVAKTLPKPISHKHILEALSYCGSDEKLIVTMFYTLGLRISELSSLKIDDISDEWVRVLGKGNKHRDIPLLASTKEMLEEHLSTTLQKKFILEKNGEKLSENSLRYIIIKVFRRVGLKVTPHQLRHSYASELLNGSAPIADVSELLGHSSMATTQIYTKLGSALKQQNYSRAHPLCKVDNQ from the coding sequence TTGAAAAAGTTAATAAGCGCTAAGCGCAAAGAATTTTTACAAAACCTAGAGGAGCTGGGCTACTCCGATTTAACTGTAAAAAGTTATGATGAGTCTTTAAAAGAAGCATTATTACATATAGAAATAGTAGAAGAAAAAAATTATCTTCTTTTTAATCTTATGCCATATCGAATTAAAATTGCTTCTCTAAATCCAAAAACTATCAGCAAAAAACTTAGTTCTATACGTTCATTTGTTGAGTATCTTAATGAGAATGGTGTAGAAGTGACCTTAAAGGCAGATGATAGCGTAAAGGTTGCAAAAACTCTTCCAAAGCCAATCTCTCATAAACACATTCTAGAAGCTTTGTCCTACTGTGGATCAGACGAGAAGTTGATTGTAACAATGTTTTACACTTTAGGGCTGAGAATATCTGAACTCTCTTCACTTAAGATAGATGATATATCAGATGAGTGGGTCAGGGTTTTGGGAAAAGGAAATAAACATAGAGATATTCCACTTTTAGCTTCTACAAAAGAGATGCTTGAAGAACATTTGAGTACAACACTGCAAAAAAAGTTCATTTTAGAAAAAAATGGCGAAAAATTAAGCGAAAACAGTCTAAGATATATTATTATAAAAGTCTTTAGAAGAGTTGGGTTGAAAGTTACGCCTCATCAACTTCGTCATTCCTATGCATCTGAGCTGTTAAATGGTAGTGCTCCAATAGCGGATGTTAGTGAGTTGCTGGGTCACTCGTCTATGGCGACAACGCAAATATATACAAAACTGGGTAGTGCATTGAAACAACAAAATTATAGTAGAGCACATCCTCTTTGTAAAGTGGATAATCAATGA
- a CDS encoding tetratricopeptide repeat protein, translating into MLKNFFFTLIIVSLFFAGLEFILALIGVKPILQTEDPLVGFSKNIPLFEETRNSDGSVILESAPNKRAIFNYQAFPMEKASNAYRIFCMGGSTTYGRPYRDKVSFTGWLRAFLKNADQKRKWEVINAGGISYASYRVARLMKEIKQYKPDLFIVYTGQNEFLEERSYGDMLDIPSWVLEFNDILSNTRTYAAVKKGIDALRQDTPEKTKKRYQLSGEVDEILSHTAGPTSYHRDEKLKSQIISHYSLNMQLMINIAKEAGAKIIFVNPAINLKDMSPFKSEHKELLSKKELKKWQELYNRASILHKVGGNIEDALVDYKLALSIDESYAELHYRVGQVLFELKKYDEAQKAFQRASDEDIAPLRILSSMQKAVEDVASENDVPLIDFSRILREAYSREYNHAVFGKEYFVDHVHTNLDGYRLLGLTLFDELIRQGIAKPDETWNEERIKAVEKELTASLDAKALADVMVNLSKVLIWAGKFDEGRNAREQAIAMNALIPKEPGMNVEIGIILMKKGKTDEALNHFKEELKISKDNRIIEKTHLYIAYVYYNDNQFDEAEKHLRIVLKNNSSLYTAHAHLGTVLEKQGRIKEAHSHYTAALRINPDYELAKKSIETMAKKEEALDKKIKRFRGIH; encoded by the coding sequence ATGCTTAAAAACTTTTTTTTTACACTCATTATCGTTTCTTTATTTTTTGCGGGGCTTGAATTTATTTTAGCCTTGATTGGAGTAAAGCCAATACTCCAGACCGAAGACCCGCTGGTTGGGTTTTCCAAAAATATCCCTTTGTTTGAAGAAACACGCAATAGTGACGGCTCAGTAATTCTAGAAAGTGCCCCCAATAAGCGTGCGATTTTTAATTATCAGGCATTTCCTATGGAAAAAGCGAGCAATGCCTATCGCATATTTTGCATGGGAGGCTCTACCACCTACGGCCGGCCGTATAGAGATAAGGTCTCTTTCACCGGATGGCTGCGAGCATTTCTGAAAAACGCTGACCAAAAGCGCAAATGGGAGGTGATTAATGCCGGTGGTATCAGTTATGCCAGTTACCGTGTTGCCAGATTGATGAAAGAGATTAAGCAGTATAAGCCAGATTTATTTATTGTATACACTGGGCAAAATGAGTTTCTTGAAGAGCGCTCTTATGGTGACATGTTGGACATTCCCAGCTGGGTACTCGAGTTTAATGACATTCTTAGTAACACCAGAACCTATGCTGCTGTAAAAAAAGGGATTGATGCCCTCCGACAAGACACACCTGAGAAAACTAAGAAAAGGTATCAACTATCAGGTGAGGTAGATGAAATACTTTCCCATACTGCAGGACCGACAAGCTATCACAGGGATGAAAAGCTAAAAAGCCAAATCATCTCCCACTATAGTCTTAACATGCAACTTATGATTAATATCGCAAAAGAGGCTGGTGCGAAGATAATATTCGTAAATCCTGCAATTAACCTCAAAGATATGTCTCCCTTTAAAAGTGAACACAAAGAGTTACTAAGCAAAAAGGAGCTTAAAAAGTGGCAGGAGCTCTACAATCGCGCTTCAATATTGCATAAGGTTGGTGGGAATATAGAAGATGCTTTGGTTGATTACAAACTAGCATTGAGCATTGACGAGAGCTATGCGGAGCTTCATTACCGTGTAGGGCAGGTTCTTTTTGAATTAAAAAAATATGATGAAGCACAAAAGGCTTTTCAAAGAGCATCAGATGAGGATATCGCCCCTCTACGTATACTCAGCTCCATGCAGAAGGCTGTGGAAGATGTCGCCTCTGAGAATGATGTTCCACTGATAGATTTCTCACGCATTCTCAGAGAGGCTTATTCGCGTGAGTATAATCACGCCGTATTTGGCAAAGAGTATTTTGTAGACCATGTTCATACTAACCTTGATGGCTATCGCCTTTTAGGTCTTACCTTATTTGATGAGTTAATACGCCAAGGTATTGCCAAACCTGATGAAACTTGGAACGAAGAGCGCATAAAAGCGGTGGAGAAAGAGCTTACAGCATCGCTGGATGCTAAAGCCCTTGCCGATGTCATGGTCAATTTAAGTAAAGTACTAATATGGGCCGGCAAATTTGATGAGGGACGCAATGCACGGGAACAAGCCATAGCTATGAACGCTCTAATCCCTAAAGAACCTGGAATGAATGTTGAAATTGGAATTATTTTAATGAAAAAGGGTAAAACAGACGAAGCACTAAATCATTTCAAAGAAGAACTCAAGATAAGTAAAGATAACCGTATTATTGAAAAAACTCATCTATATATAGCATATGTGTATTATAATGATAACCAGTTTGATGAAGCGGAAAAGCATCTTCGTATAGTTTTAAAAAACAATTCATCACTTTATACTGCGCATGCCCATCTTGGAACTGTCTTGGAAAAACAAGGCAGAATCAAAGAGGCACACAGTCATTATACCGCGGCGTTGCGGATTAATCCGGATTATGAATTGGCAAAGAAAAGCATAGAGACAATGGCTAAGAAAGAAGAAGCTCTAGACAAAAAAATAAAACGTTTTAGAGGCATACATTAA
- a CDS encoding carbamoyltransferase family protein, with protein sequence MYILGISAYYHDSSAALIKDEEIIAAAQEERFTRIKQDAKFPKNAIKYCLQEAEITLDEVDYITFYDKPFLKFERLLETYLSEAPRGIKSFMMSMPIWLKDKLYLKETLSRELKDIFEELNPKLSEKELKAFKKRLQCKFMFGEHHQSHAASAFYPSPFEDSAILTIDGVGEWATTSLAYGKNNKIEFLKEINFPHSLGLLYSAITYYIGFKVNSGEYKVMGLAPYGEPKYAQLMKKHIIDIKEDGSFKLDMSYFNYTTGLTMTSEKFHKLFNAPPREKESILTQKEMDLAASVQAITEEVMLKLARHAKEVTGSNNLCLAGGVALNCVSNGELLRANIFKDIWIQPAAGDAGGSLGSVYSVYYQELNNIRNINPNEMDKMKGAFLGPKFSKAKIEKYLDSVNANYKHIDKEEELIDIVSDELKNTKVVGWHYDRMEFGPRSLGHRSIIADARSKKMQSTINIKIKYRESFRPFAPSVLREKVSKWYELDVDSPYMLLVAPVKKEKCYEMTDEQNKLLGIEKLNISRSEIPAVTHIDYSARIQTVHKETNPRYHKLISKFEEKTGCATIANTSFNVRGEPIVCTPEDSYRGFMRTEMDVLVIDDFVLYKEKQPKYEDKRNWQDEFELD encoded by the coding sequence ATGTATATATTGGGTATATCTGCTTATTACCATGATTCAAGTGCGGCGTTGATAAAAGATGAAGAGATTATAGCTGCAGCACAAGAGGAACGATTTACGCGAATAAAACAAGATGCGAAGTTTCCAAAAAATGCAATCAAGTATTGTTTGCAGGAGGCCGAAATTACTCTTGATGAAGTTGATTACATCACTTTTTATGACAAACCGTTTTTAAAGTTTGAAAGACTTCTTGAGACTTACCTTAGTGAAGCACCAAGAGGCATAAAATCATTTATGATGTCAATGCCTATATGGTTAAAAGATAAACTTTATTTAAAAGAGACGCTTTCAAGAGAATTAAAAGATATTTTTGAAGAACTAAATCCAAAGCTATCAGAAAAAGAATTAAAAGCCTTTAAAAAGAGATTACAGTGCAAATTTATGTTTGGTGAACATCACCAAAGTCATGCGGCAAGTGCTTTTTACCCAAGTCCATTTGAAGATTCTGCCATACTTACTATAGACGGCGTTGGAGAGTGGGCAACAACTTCTCTTGCTTATGGGAAAAACAATAAAATAGAATTTTTAAAAGAGATTAATTTCCCGCATTCGCTAGGACTTTTGTATTCAGCAATTACATACTATATAGGTTTTAAAGTCAACAGCGGTGAGTATAAAGTTATGGGACTCGCTCCATATGGAGAACCAAAGTATGCCCAACTTATGAAAAAACATATTATCGATATAAAAGAAGATGGCTCATTTAAACTAGACATGAGTTATTTCAACTATACAACAGGCTTGACTATGACAAGCGAAAAATTTCATAAACTTTTTAATGCTCCTCCAAGAGAAAAGGAAAGCATATTGACACAAAAAGAGATGGATTTGGCAGCTTCTGTCCAGGCAATAACCGAAGAGGTGATGTTAAAACTTGCAAGACACGCCAAAGAGGTAACTGGTTCTAACAATCTCTGTCTTGCCGGCGGTGTTGCACTTAACTGTGTAAGTAATGGAGAACTTCTTAGAGCAAATATTTTTAAAGATATATGGATTCAACCAGCTGCGGGAGATGCAGGTGGTTCATTAGGTAGTGTATACAGTGTTTATTATCAAGAGTTAAATAATATCCGTAATATTAACCCAAATGAAATGGATAAGATGAAAGGTGCATTTTTAGGACCAAAATTTTCCAAAGCAAAGATTGAAAAATATCTTGACTCTGTAAATGCAAACTATAAGCATATTGATAAAGAAGAAGAACTTATTGATATTGTAAGTGATGAACTAAAAAATACAAAAGTTGTAGGCTGGCATTATGACAGAATGGAATTTGGACCGCGTTCACTTGGGCATAGAAGTATCATCGCAGATGCAAGAAGTAAAAAAATGCAATCAACTATTAATATAAAAATCAAATATAGAGAGAGTTTTAGACCATTTGCTCCATCAGTACTTAGAGAAAAAGTTAGTAAATGGTATGAATTGGATGTTGATAGTCCATATATGCTTTTGGTTGCTCCTGTAAAAAAAGAAAAGTGTTATGAAATGACAGATGAACAAAATAAATTATTAGGAATTGAAAAGCTTAATATTTCAAGGAGTGAAATCCCAGCTGTTACACATATAGACTACAGTGCTAGAATCCAAACAGTTCATAAAGAAACCAATCCAAGGTATCATAAGCTTATATCAAAATTTGAAGAAAAGACAGGTTGTGCAACTATTGCAAATACTTCATTTAATGTAAGAGGAGAACCAATAGTGTGCACTCCTGAAGATAGTTATAGGGGGTTTATGAGAACAGAGATGGATGTTCTTGTGATTGATGATTTTGTGCTCTATAAAGAAAAGCAACCAAAATATGAAGATAAAAGAAATTGGCAAGATGAATTCGAATTGGATTAA
- the rimO gene encoding 30S ribosomal protein S12 methylthiotransferase RimO codes for MSNKLHIVSLGCTKNLVDTEVMMGKLQNFELTDESGDADVIIVNTCGFIDAAKEESINTVLNLHDARKEDSVLVMAGCLSERYQIELAKDMPEVDIFTGVGDYDKIDELLKEKKSRFTDEVFLIDGAERVITGSTYHAYIKLSEGCNQVCSFCAIPSFKGKLNSRNLDSIAKEVEGLVAKGYYDFSFVSQDSSSYLRDQNVKDGLSLLIQRIELIDGVKSARILYLYPSTTTISLLKNIGNSKVFHNYFDMPIQHINDEMLRMMKRGFGKEKTIELLEYMKSLPNSFIRTSFIVGHPNETEEMFEEMCEFAASFGFDRINVFSYSDEETTSAYDMSQKISVEVIAERADILGQITSECLEKSLRAEIGKEVEIVIDGESDEHEYLLSAKELIWAPEIDGEIYVNDRIKEDDLVFGKIYKAKITDIVGNILTATVDNA; via the coding sequence ATGAGCAATAAACTTCACATAGTATCTCTTGGGTGTACAAAAAACTTAGTTGACACAGAAGTCATGATGGGTAAACTTCAAAATTTTGAACTAACCGATGAGTCAGGCGATGCAGATGTAATCATAGTAAACACATGTGGGTTTATTGACGCAGCAAAAGAAGAATCAATAAATACAGTTTTAAATCTTCATGACGCAAGAAAAGAGGACTCTGTTTTGGTAATGGCAGGCTGCTTGAGTGAAAGATACCAAATAGAATTGGCCAAAGATATGCCAGAAGTGGACATTTTTACTGGTGTTGGTGACTACGATAAAATTGACGAACTTCTTAAAGAAAAAAAGAGCCGTTTTACAGATGAAGTTTTTTTAATTGATGGAGCGGAGCGTGTAATTACAGGTTCAACCTACCACGCTTACATAAAACTCTCAGAAGGGTGCAACCAAGTATGTAGCTTCTGTGCAATTCCATCTTTTAAAGGCAAGCTAAACTCAAGAAATTTGGACTCTATTGCTAAAGAGGTTGAAGGTTTAGTTGCGAAAGGGTATTATGATTTCTCTTTTGTCTCACAAGACAGTAGTTCATACCTACGTGACCAAAATGTAAAAGACGGTCTAAGTCTTCTTATTCAAAGAATAGAGCTAATAGATGGCGTTAAAAGTGCTAGAATTCTTTATCTTTACCCTTCAACCACAACTATCTCACTTTTAAAAAATATAGGCAACAGTAAAGTCTTTCACAACTACTTTGATATGCCTATTCAACATATAAATGATGAGATGCTTCGTATGATGAAAAGAGGTTTCGGTAAAGAGAAAACTATTGAACTATTAGAGTATATGAAATCACTTCCAAACTCTTTTATTAGAACTAGTTTTATCGTTGGACACCCTAATGAAACTGAGGAGATGTTTGAAGAGATGTGCGAATTTGCAGCTTCTTTTGGCTTTGACAGAATCAATGTTTTCTCATACTCTGATGAGGAGACAACATCAGCATACGACATGAGCCAAAAAATTAGTGTAGAAGTTATCGCTGAGCGCGCTGATATCTTAGGCCAAATAACTAGCGAGTGTTTAGAAAAATCCCTAAGGGCAGAAATCGGAAAAGAAGTTGAGATTGTAATAGATGGCGAGAGTGATGAGCACGAGTACCTATTAAGTGCAAAAGAGCTTATTTGGGCACCTGAGATTGATGGTGAGATTTATGTAAATGACAGAATTAAAGAGGATGACTTAGTGTTTGGAAAAATCTACAAAGCAAAAATTACCGATATTGTTGGAAATATTCTAACTGCTACAGTAGATAATGCTTGA
- the nusA gene encoding transcription termination factor NusA — MERILDIIDAIAHEKGLEPERVTEALKTAFIQTAKRVIDNKFAFEAVINNETKKLDIIQTITVVADDDNRLQDEEIAPAYISISEAREYDDQVELDDQLQIPHDLEEYGRTAASQLHREIEYHIQRLVEDEMFNKYKSKIGTLVTGRVTRVDSQNATYIDVDEVRAILPMKSRIKGELFKVGEHMKAVVRRVNMDKENGIQIELSRTSPKFLEELLALEVPEIADGAVIVEGSARIPGERAKVALLSTHPQVDAVGATVGVKGVRINAVSAELFGENIDCIEYTSIPELFISRIMAPAIISTVEIIKNEKGEAEKAIITLPSDQKSKAIGKSGINIRLASMLSGLNIELVENGSTTSEDGTIEEAKDGVDALEALFN, encoded by the coding sequence ATGGAAAGAATTCTAGATATTATTGATGCAATTGCTCATGAAAAAGGTCTTGAACCTGAAAGAGTAACAGAGGCGTTAAAAACAGCATTTATTCAAACTGCGAAAAGAGTAATTGATAATAAATTTGCTTTTGAAGCAGTAATTAATAATGAAACAAAAAAACTTGATATTATTCAAACTATTACCGTTGTTGCGGATGATGATAATAGACTTCAAGATGAAGAGATAGCTCCTGCTTATATCTCTATATCAGAAGCAAGAGAATATGATGATCAGGTAGAGCTTGATGATCAGCTTCAAATTCCACATGACCTAGAAGAGTATGGCAGAACTGCTGCATCTCAACTTCACCGCGAAATAGAGTACCACATCCAAAGACTAGTTGAAGATGAGATGTTCAATAAGTATAAATCTAAAATTGGCACACTTGTAACAGGTCGTGTAACAAGAGTTGATTCTCAAAATGCTACTTATATAGATGTTGATGAAGTTCGTGCAATTCTTCCAATGAAAAGTCGTATAAAAGGTGAACTGTTTAAAGTAGGCGAACATATGAAAGCTGTAGTACGTCGCGTAAACATGGATAAAGAGAATGGTATACAGATAGAGCTATCACGTACATCTCCTAAATTTCTAGAAGAATTGTTGGCATTGGAAGTTCCTGAAATTGCTGATGGTGCTGTTATTGTAGAAGGCAGTGCAAGAATTCCTGGTGAGAGAGCTAAGGTTGCACTTTTAAGTACTCACCCTCAAGTTGATGCCGTTGGAGCAACTGTCGGTGTAAAGGGTGTCCGTATCAATGCTGTAAGTGCTGAGCTTTTTGGTGAAAATATTGACTGTATTGAGTACACGTCAATACCTGAGCTTTTCATTTCAAGAATTATGGCTCCTGCAATTATCTCTACTGTTGAGATAATTAAAAATGAAAAAGGTGAAGCCGAGAAAGCAATCATAACACTTCCATCAGATCAAAAGTCAAAGGCTATCGGCAAAAGCGGCATAAATATCCGTTTAGCATCTATGTTAAGTGGACTAAATATCGAACTAGTTGAGAATGGCAGTACCACTAGTGAAGATGGAACAATTGAAGAAGCAAAAGATGGCGTTGATGCACTAGAGGCATTGTTTAATTAG
- the tilS gene encoding tRNA lysidine(34) synthetase TilS produces MLEKHTLQKLKDKKNLLAFSGGGDSTALFFLLIKNHIPFDIAIVNYGVREQSKEEVLYSKELAKTHNLKCHVFNAVKFEKNFEARAREIRYDFFEELIKTYGYENLITAHHLGDRFEWMLMQFCKGAGCAEIAGMQVEDNRGFYTLIRPLLHLDKQELLAYLHANKSKYFEDESNLNEDIKRNSFRHNYSLPLLEKYLSGIKKSFEYLDEDRNSLIQELEINIIGEFAYFENSQNSRTNIYTIDKYLKLKGYMLSAKERELLKSEETAVVGRKYVVNQNSDFVFIAPFTNAVMSKEFKEEMRILKIEPKLRPYLYKNQELFIKIKELLSRG; encoded by the coding sequence ATGCTTGAGAAACATACACTTCAAAAATTAAAAGATAAAAAAAATCTTTTAGCCTTTTCAGGCGGTGGCGACTCCACTGCTCTGTTTTTTCTTCTTATAAAAAATCACATCCCCTTTGATATAGCAATCGTAAATTATGGAGTCAGAGAGCAGAGTAAAGAAGAAGTTCTTTACTCTAAAGAGTTGGCTAAAACTCATAATTTAAAATGTCATGTATTTAATGCTGTAAAATTTGAAAAAAACTTTGAGGCGAGAGCAAGAGAGATTAGATATGATTTTTTTGAAGAGTTGATTAAAACTTATGGCTATGAAAACCTTATAACTGCACATCATCTTGGTGACAGATTTGAGTGGATGCTTATGCAGTTTTGCAAAGGTGCTGGTTGTGCTGAAATAGCTGGAATGCAAGTAGAGGATAACAGAGGTTTTTACACACTTATTCGTCCGCTACTTCATCTAGACAAACAAGAACTTTTAGCCTATCTACATGCTAACAAAAGCAAATACTTTGAAGATGAGAGTAACCTAAATGAAGATATAAAAAGAAACTCTTTTAGACACAATTATTCACTTCCTCTTTTAGAAAAATACCTCTCTGGAATCAAAAAAAGTTTTGAGTATTTGGATGAAGACAGAAATAGTCTTATTCAAGAACTTGAAATTAATATTATTGGTGAGTTCGCATACTTTGAAAACTCACAAAATTCAAGAACTAACATCTACACAATTGACAAATATCTAAAACTAAAAGGCTACATGTTAAGTGCAAAAGAGAGAGAGCTTTTAAAGAGTGAAGAGACAGCCGTAGTTGGACGAAAATATGTAGTTAATCAAAATAGTGACTTTGTTTTTATTGCGCCATTTACAAATGCGGTAATGTCAAAAGAGTTTAAAGAAGAGATGAGAATTTTAAAAATTGAGCCAAAACTTCGCCCATACTTATATAAAAACCAAGAACTCTTTATAAAAATAAAAGAGTTACTTAGTCGCGGTTAA
- a CDS encoding HP0268 family nuclease, which translates to MDLKFARTDVASKPKKVDLAKLEASVEKDDSVIFYFDKENSHKDLLELQDYFEEKGKSFYMSEVKYGLADSEYMYQVHIIK; encoded by the coding sequence ATGGATTTAAAATTTGCAAGAACTGATGTTGCATCAAAACCAAAGAAAGTTGATTTGGCTAAATTAGAAGCTAGCGTTGAAAAAGATGACAGTGTTATTTTCTATTTTGACAAAGAGAACTCTCATAAAGATTTACTAGAACTTCAAGACTATTTTGAAGAAAAAGGCAAAAGTTTTTATATGAGTGAAGTTAAATATGGTCTTGCAGACAGTGAGTACATGTACCAAGTTCATATTATAAAATAA
- the miaB gene encoding tRNA (N6-isopentenyl adenosine(37)-C2)-methylthiotransferase MiaB, translating into MSKNLFIETLGCAMNSRDSEHIIAQLSEKENYTLTDDLASADLILINTCSVREKPVSKLFSELGVFNKKKKDGAKIGVCGCTASHLGEEIIKRAPYVSFVLGARNVSKITDVLHREKAVEIDINYDESEFAFDDFRTSPYKAFINISMGCDKSCTYCIVPKTRGDEISIPDELIIREATRAVKGGAKEVFLLGQNVNNYGRRFSGEHEKVNFSELLRRLSLIDGLERIRFTSPHPFHMDDEFIEEFARNPKICKSMHMPLQSGSTKVLKDMKRGYSKEWFLERVEKLRSVCPEVSISTDIIVAFPGESDEDFADTIDVMKRVRFDQIFSFKYSPRPETEAEHFTNTVDEDVASFRLTSLQNLNTEILDEINATSLGKIYRVYFEDLNKDYFVSGRSDNNIVIKVKGSDELLGEFRDVKITAIGRTILTGEVVA; encoded by the coding sequence ATGTCAAAGAATCTATTTATTGAAACATTAGGTTGTGCTATGAATTCTCGCGACTCAGAGCATATTATTGCTCAGCTTAGCGAAAAAGAGAATTACACTCTTACTGATGATTTGGCAAGCGCAGATTTAATTTTAATAAATACTTGTTCAGTTAGAGAAAAACCAGTTTCTAAGCTTTTTTCAGAGTTGGGCGTATTTAATAAAAAGAAAAAAGATGGTGCTAAAATCGGTGTTTGTGGCTGTACTGCCTCTCACTTGGGCGAGGAGATTATTAAACGCGCTCCATATGTTAGTTTTGTTTTGGGTGCTAGAAATGTCTCTAAAATAACAGATGTCCTACATAGGGAAAAAGCTGTCGAAATAGATATTAACTATGACGAAAGTGAGTTTGCTTTTGATGACTTTAGAACATCACCTTATAAAGCATTTATAAATATATCTATGGGTTGTGATAAATCCTGTACCTATTGTATAGTTCCAAAAACAAGAGGTGATGAGATATCTATCCCAGATGAACTTATTATCCGTGAAGCTACTAGAGCTGTAAAAGGCGGAGCTAAAGAGGTTTTTTTACTAGGACAAAATGTAAATAACTATGGTCGCAGGTTTTCAGGTGAACATGAAAAAGTTAACTTCTCAGAGTTGCTTCGTCGCTTGAGTCTAATTGATGGACTAGAGAGAATTCGCTTTACATCCCCGCACCCGTTTCATATGGATGATGAGTTTATAGAGGAGTTTGCAAGAAACCCTAAAATCTGTAAATCTATGCATATGCCACTACAAAGCGGTTCCACAAAAGTACTTAAAGATATGAAACGCGGTTACTCAAAAGAGTGGTTTTTAGAGAGAGTAGAAAAACTAAGAAGCGTATGTCCTGAGGTTAGTATCTCTACAGATATTATTGTTGCGTTTCCTGGTGAGAGTGATGAAGATTTCGCAGATACTATTGACGTTATGAAGAGAGTAAGATTTGATCAAATATTCTCTTTTAAATATTCACCTCGTCCAGAGACAGAGGCAGAGCATTTTACAAATACGGTAGACGAAGATGTAGCCTCTTTTAGATTAACATCGTTGCAAAATCTTAATACTGAGATACTAGATGAGATAAATGCAACATCTTTAGGAAAAATATACAGAGTATATTTTGAAGATTTAAATAAAGATTATTTCGTAAGTGGAAGAAGTGACAATAATATTGTAATAAAAGTTAAAGGTTCAGATGAACTTTTAGGTGAATTTCGTGATGTTAAAATTACTGCAATCGGCAGAACTATTTTAACTGGAGAAGTTGTTGCGTAA
- a CDS encoding lysophospholipid acyltransferase family protein gives MRKKLFRATVLMVVPFFASLLIRLLYVTNKKVFHAPKSVGSEPIIFACWHGELLMLPYLYFQYRKTPNAKVLISSHFDGLLISKTIEYFGLETIAGSTNRNAAKVLIQGIRALKDGYDIGITPDGPKGPRHEVADGIVIMAKKTKAKIALFNVKPTKFWQLNSWDKFIIPKPFGTLHYYSTSEIDVSEMDIEEAKLLIKEGLLKHEA, from the coding sequence TTGCGTAAAAAATTGTTTCGAGCAACCGTACTAATGGTTGTTCCATTTTTCGCATCTTTATTGATTAGATTATTGTACGTGACAAACAAGAAAGTGTTCCATGCTCCAAAAAGTGTAGGTAGTGAACCTATTATTTTTGCTTGTTGGCATGGTGAACTTTTAATGCTCCCTTATCTTTATTTCCAATACAGAAAAACCCCTAATGCTAAAGTTTTAATATCCAGCCATTTTGATGGACTTTTAATCTCAAAAACTATAGAATACTTTGGGTTAGAAACTATTGCTGGTTCTACAAACAGAAATGCAGCAAAAGTTTTGATTCAGGGTATAAGAGCATTAAAAGATGGATACGATATAGGCATTACACCAGATGGTCCTAAGGGTCCAAGGCATGAAGTTGCTGATGGTATTGTAATAATGGCTAAAAAAACCAAAGCAAAGATAGCGCTATTCAACGTAAAGCCTACAAAATTTTGGCAGTTAAACTCTTGGGATAAGTTTATTATTCCAAAGCCTTTTGGGACTTTACATTATTATTCAACATCTGAAATTGATGTTAGTGAAATGGATATAGAAGAGGCTAAGCTTTTAATCAAGGAAGGATTACTTAAACATGAAGCCTAA